From the Sulfuricurvum sp. genome, one window contains:
- the gltX gene encoding glutamate--tRNA ligase yields MLRFAPSPTGDMHIGNLRVALFNYIMSKQRSEPLLLRIEDTDQERNIPGKEDEILAILALFGIEHQEHQFQSNNLRFHRAMALQLLHDKKAFSCFCTPETLEASREAAKENKTAYRYDGQCENLRAEEVIDNTNPFTVRLKKPSESITVKDIIKGESTFAPNDIDSFIIMRADKLPTYDFACAVDDMLSDISLIIRGEDHLSNTPKQIAIQRALGYDRVIEYAHLPIILSIEGKKMSKRDDASSVKWLLEEGFLPDAISNYLIWIGNKTPCEIFTLKEAIKWFDLQSISKAPAQFDIDKLKFMNREHLKGLDPKELSRYVGFADEEIGRLAKIFLDEVSTLKELRVKINAIFAPKIVPDEFKEGFDVLKKLTLVAPHFDDYDSYESYLIEHSGLKGKNLFKPLRYLLSGSEHGPELNDIYTYLKNYLKEVAK; encoded by the coding sequence ATGCTTCGTTTTGCCCCAAGCCCGACAGGTGATATGCATATCGGCAATCTCCGTGTGGCACTTTTTAACTATATTATGTCAAAACAACGTTCTGAACCTCTTTTACTTCGGATTGAAGATACTGATCAAGAGCGCAATATTCCCGGCAAAGAGGATGAAATATTAGCGATTTTAGCCCTTTTTGGGATTGAGCATCAAGAGCATCAATTTCAAAGTAATAATCTCCGTTTTCATCGTGCTATGGCACTGCAACTGTTACACGACAAAAAAGCATTTAGCTGTTTTTGTACCCCCGAAACTCTCGAAGCCTCTAGAGAAGCGGCAAAAGAGAATAAAACAGCCTACCGTTATGATGGACAATGTGAAAACTTACGAGCTGAAGAGGTCATTGACAATACAAATCCTTTTACCGTTCGTCTAAAAAAACCTTCAGAATCCATTACGGTGAAAGATATTATAAAAGGGGAATCAACATTTGCCCCTAACGACATCGATAGTTTTATTATTATGCGTGCCGATAAGCTCCCGACCTATGACTTTGCGTGTGCGGTTGATGATATGCTCTCTGACATCTCACTCATTATCCGTGGTGAAGATCATCTCAGCAATACCCCAAAACAGATCGCAATACAACGAGCATTGGGTTACGATAGAGTAATTGAATATGCCCATCTCCCTATTATCCTCAGCATCGAGGGTAAAAAAATGTCCAAACGTGACGATGCATCAAGTGTGAAGTGGCTATTGGAAGAGGGATTTTTGCCTGATGCAATCAGTAACTATCTTATTTGGATCGGTAATAAAACACCGTGTGAAATTTTCACCCTCAAAGAGGCAATCAAGTGGTTTGATCTTCAATCAATTTCTAAAGCACCCGCACAATTTGATATCGATAAACTCAAATTTATGAACCGTGAACATCTTAAAGGATTGGATCCCAAAGAGCTTTCACGCTATGTTGGATTTGCCGATGAAGAGATTGGACGTTTGGCAAAAATCTTTTTGGATGAAGTGAGTACACTCAAAGAGCTTAGAGTTAAAATCAATGCCATTTTTGCCCCAAAAATTGTCCCTGATGAATTCAAAGAGGGGTTTGATGTTCTCAAAAAACTCACCCTTGTTGCTCCCCATTTTGATGATTACGACTCTTATGAAAGCTATCTCATAGAGCACTCAGGGCTTAAAGGGAAGAACCTTTTTAAACCGCTCCGCTATCTCCTAAGCGGTTCAGAGCATGGACCGGAACTCAATGATATATATACGTATCTCAAAAATTATCTTAAAGAGGTTGCCAAATGA
- the amrA gene encoding AmmeMemoRadiSam system protein A yields MDGSLYLMIAREAILTVFQNSEIDTKALQQVYPELSHHQATFVTLTINGRLRGCIGSLIAHRSLIDDLISNARSAALRDPRFTPLTPNEFGEIMIEVSLLTHPQLLTYADKEELKRLIRPNIDGVILLLGNHQATFLPQVWEELEHFDSFFDHLGHKAGIGSDPLSYHPEISVYQVKKFKEQVNE; encoded by the coding sequence ATGGATGGTTCCTTGTATCTTATGATTGCACGAGAAGCAATTCTCACTGTTTTTCAAAACTCAGAGATTGATACCAAAGCGTTACAACAAGTTTATCCTGAACTTTCTCATCATCAAGCAACCTTTGTTACTCTAACGATTAACGGTAGATTGAGGGGGTGTATCGGTTCGTTAATCGCACATCGATCATTAATCGATGATTTAATATCCAATGCACGTTCTGCTGCCCTTCGTGATCCACGTTTTACACCGCTTACACCCAATGAATTCGGTGAAATCATGATTGAAGTCTCATTACTAACCCATCCACAACTACTTACGTATGCTGATAAAGAAGAGCTCAAACGTCTTATTCGTCCCAATATTGATGGTGTTATACTCCTTTTGGGTAATCATCAAGCCACATTTTTACCGCAAGTGTGGGAAGAATTAGAACATTTTGACTCTTTTTTTGACCATTTGGGACATAAAGCAGGGATTGGAAGTGATCCTCTCTCTTATCATCCCGAAATCTCTGTATATCAGGTAAAAAAATTTAAGGAACAAGTCAATGAATAA
- the pdxA gene encoding 4-hydroxythreonine-4-phosphate dehydrogenase → MQALKSVAISVGDLGGVGFEIALKAHDTIKQLCKPLYCINDTMAHQAAALLHRQIPNDFYMFKVSGEFTIEAGKVSSQSGRYSYDSFIAAVELAKSKTVDAIVTLPIHKEAWMMAGIEYVGHTDALRDIFKSEAIMMLGCEKLYVALYTEHIPLRHVAESISVERLSNFLLRFHKSIHRSPVGVLGLNPHAGDHGVLGDEERFIEEAIEIANRAIGENIFEGPLVPDVAFTPHARERYKTIVAMYHDQGLAPLKALYFDEGINVSLGLPIIRTSVDHGTAFDIAYQNKALILSYINAIKASILLTES, encoded by the coding sequence ATGCAAGCGCTAAAATCAGTCGCCATCAGTGTCGGCGATCTGGGCGGTGTAGGGTTTGAGATTGCTCTCAAAGCTCACGATACTATCAAACAGCTCTGCAAACCCCTCTATTGTATCAACGATACCATGGCACATCAAGCTGCCGCGTTGTTGCATAGACAAATCCCTAATGATTTTTATATGTTTAAAGTCTCAGGAGAGTTTACAATAGAAGCAGGAAAAGTATCGTCTCAAAGTGGACGTTACAGTTATGACTCTTTTATCGCGGCGGTTGAGCTTGCCAAATCCAAAACAGTGGATGCTATCGTAACCCTCCCGATTCATAAAGAGGCGTGGATGATGGCAGGGATTGAGTATGTGGGGCATACCGATGCACTGCGTGATATTTTTAAAAGCGAAGCGATTATGATGCTCGGATGCGAAAAACTGTATGTTGCACTTTATACCGAACACATCCCTCTTCGTCATGTTGCTGAATCCATTAGCGTCGAAAGGCTGAGCAATTTTTTACTCCGATTTCATAAAAGTATCCATCGCTCACCCGTAGGGGTATTAGGTCTCAACCCTCATGCAGGAGATCACGGTGTATTAGGGGATGAAGAGCGTTTTATCGAAGAGGCAATAGAGATAGCCAATAGAGCAATCGGTGAAAATATTTTCGAAGGGCCACTGGTTCCCGATGTTGCATTTACACCTCATGCTCGTGAGAGATACAAAACCATCGTTGCCATGTATCACGACCAAGGACTTGCCCCCCTTAAAGCACTCTATTTTGATGAAGGTATAAATGTTTCTCTGGGTCTGCCTATCATCCGTACTTCTGTAGATCACGGGACGGCATTCGATATTGCCTATCAGAACAAAGCATTAATATTAAGTTATATCAATGCTATTAAAGCATCTATTTTACTTACGGAATCTTAA
- a CDS encoding PilZ domain-containing protein: MNRQNKDFLYLFQNLSHDHFDLKIFRITFIKGAWKVYNEIEDSPVSQTQFQNTITSFFDTLFSNKKNNFEKNVENIHSLFSNQDKVEQFLSDTFCIVLHHYIKSFYGVANGWEKIVPFTQAIKNLIANMTDHLNDESLFLFEDSLIDVLEILRQRSGTIIVLNTYYGVPIQNSAKIIHTDANSVILKAHPLQETAAIKQNGLYLLKNDEFKNDVYASVTPININGERFLELNRFDQLETSLFHRQSIRVQPAEPMLFGIKHSLLNFRSHLYDLSIDGVAVITKHSYPLSISSEVVITFPAEIFGSLIDIMGEMVYKSSYEGGFKYHFKTRPTVQQESELSKYIKRREQEIIKKLRDEIV, from the coding sequence ATGAATAGACAAAATAAAGACTTTTTATATCTCTTCCAAAATCTTTCTCATGATCATTTTGATTTAAAGATATTTCGCATCACTTTTATCAAAGGTGCGTGGAAAGTATATAATGAAATTGAAGATTCTCCTGTGTCACAAACTCAATTTCAAAATACTATTACATCCTTTTTTGATACTCTATTCAGCAATAAGAAAAATAATTTTGAAAAAAATGTTGAAAATATTCATAGTCTGTTTTCAAATCAAGATAAAGTAGAACAGTTTTTATCCGATACTTTTTGCATTGTCTTACATCACTATATTAAATCTTTTTATGGTGTAGCTAATGGATGGGAAAAAATAGTCCCGTTTACACAAGCGATTAAAAATCTAATTGCTAATATGACCGATCATCTCAATGATGAATCGTTGTTTCTCTTTGAAGATTCTCTAATAGATGTTTTAGAAATACTTAGACAGCGTTCAGGAACAATCATAGTACTCAACACCTATTATGGTGTTCCTATCCAAAACTCCGCTAAAATTATTCATACTGATGCCAACAGTGTTATTCTAAAAGCACACCCACTCCAAGAAACAGCAGCAATTAAACAAAATGGGCTCTATCTTCTTAAAAATGATGAATTTAAAAATGATGTATATGCATCAGTAACACCTATCAATATTAATGGGGAACGATTTTTAGAGCTAAATCGATTCGATCAACTTGAGACATCACTTTTTCATCGTCAAAGTATACGAGTACAACCCGCTGAACCTATGTTATTCGGTATCAAACACTCTTTATTAAATTTTCGTTCTCATTTGTATGATCTCTCCATCGATGGAGTTGCTGTTATAACAAAACACTCTTATCCGTTATCTATATCAAGTGAAGTAGTAATAACTTTTCCAGCCGAAATTTTTGGAAGTCTCATTGATATAATGGGAGAAATGGTGTATAAATCCTCTTATGAAGGAGGTTTTAAATACCACTTTAAAACCAGACCAACTGTTCAACAAGAGAGTGAACTAAGTAAATATATTAAAAGACGTGAGCAGGAAATTATCAAAAAACTTCGTGACGAAATCGTTTAA
- a CDS encoding CoA-binding protein produces MECEFPSVNSSNDEIKEILSTIKTIAVLGLSPDSTKDSYRVAEYLQNAGYKIIPVYPKEESILGEKVYRSLEEIPDVVDMVNIFRKPDALQMIAEACVKRGDVKVFWSQKGIVNNEAAKFAENAGMKVVQNHCSMVEHRLIHA; encoded by the coding sequence ATGGAATGCGAATTTCCGAGTGTTAACTCAAGTAATGACGAAATCAAAGAAATTTTGTCAACAATTAAGACCATAGCAGTTTTAGGTCTCTCTCCTGATTCGACAAAAGATAGTTATCGTGTTGCAGAGTATTTACAGAACGCGGGTTATAAAATTATCCCTGTTTATCCTAAAGAAGAGTCTATTTTAGGTGAAAAGGTTTACCGCTCACTTGAAGAGATTCCTGATGTTGTCGATATGGTTAATATCTTCCGTAAACCCGACGCGTTGCAAATGATTGCAGAAGCGTGTGTTAAACGGGGAGATGTTAAAGTTTTTTGGAGCCAAAAAGGGATAGTCAATAACGAAGCGGCCAAATTTGCAGAGAATGCAGGGATGAAAGTAGTACAAAATCATTGCAGTATGGTTGAGCATCGACTCATCCATGCATAA
- the ilvA gene encoding threonine ammonia-lyase, translated as MIDLVTIQDAHERIRSVVVETPFSYAPRLSEQSGCEVYLKKENLQVTGAFKIRGAYNKIASLNEHERSLGVIAASAGNHAQGVAMAAQIFGINALIVMPESTPLTKINGVRYYGAEVILAGSNYDEAYAYANDYGQKEGMVFVHPFADEAVMAGQGTIALEMLDAIPDLDAIVIPVGGGGLISGMASCIKQRSPHVEVIGIGALGAPAMRESYEAKQPIDSLNVRTIADGIAVRDTSPITLSHILESVDRLISVDDEEIANAILFLLERQKLVVEGAGAAGVAALLHHKLPHLQGKKVGVVLSGGNMDVTLLSIIIEKGLIKSGRKMKLIVTLIDKPGSLMQLTRMLQELNANIVHIEYDRTSTSLAYGDANVKIHLETKGEEHQSQIRQLLHEHRYLSSEEN; from the coding sequence TTGATCGATTTAGTGACGATACAAGATGCGCATGAACGTATCCGCTCTGTTGTAGTGGAGACCCCTTTTTCATACGCTCCTCGTTTGAGTGAACAAAGCGGGTGTGAAGTTTATCTAAAAAAAGAGAATCTACAAGTAACCGGTGCGTTTAAAATACGTGGTGCCTACAACAAAATAGCCTCTCTAAATGAACATGAACGTTCATTAGGGGTCATTGCTGCAAGTGCCGGAAATCATGCACAAGGTGTTGCAATGGCGGCACAAATATTTGGGATTAACGCATTGATTGTTATGCCCGAATCTACTCCACTGACAAAAATTAACGGTGTCCGCTATTATGGTGCGGAAGTGATCTTGGCAGGTAGTAATTATGACGAAGCATATGCTTATGCAAATGATTATGGTCAAAAAGAAGGGATGGTTTTTGTCCATCCTTTTGCTGATGAAGCAGTGATGGCAGGTCAGGGGACGATAGCATTAGAGATGTTGGATGCAATTCCCGATCTTGATGCGATTGTTATTCCAGTCGGCGGTGGCGGTTTGATTTCGGGCATGGCATCGTGCATCAAACAACGATCTCCTCATGTTGAAGTGATCGGAATAGGGGCACTAGGGGCACCTGCTATGAGAGAATCGTATGAGGCAAAACAGCCTATTGATAGTCTCAATGTACGCACCATTGCTGATGGGATTGCAGTAAGAGATACCTCGCCTATTACCCTTTCACACATTTTAGAATCGGTTGATCGTCTCATAAGTGTTGATGATGAAGAGATAGCTAATGCGATTTTATTTTTATTAGAGCGACAAAAATTAGTTGTTGAAGGGGCAGGAGCCGCAGGGGTTGCCGCATTGCTCCACCACAAGCTTCCTCATCTTCAAGGTAAAAAAGTGGGCGTTGTCTTAAGTGGAGGCAATATGGATGTAACGTTGCTTTCGATCATCATCGAAAAAGGGCTTATTAAATCTGGACGTAAAATGAAACTCATCGTTACTCTGATCGACAAGCCCGGTTCTCTTATGCAACTCACACGAATGCTACAAGAGTTGAATGCCAATATTGTCCATATTGAGTACGATCGCACCTCTACATCGCTCGCATATGGGGATGCTAATGTAAAAATACATTTGGAGACCAAAGGTGAAGAACATCAGTCGCAAATCCGTCAATTATTGCATGAACACCGCTATTTAAGCAGTGAAGAAAACTAA
- the tgt gene encoding tRNA guanosine(34) transglycosylase Tgt has translation MNFTIDATCGNARACTITTAHSTIQTPIFMPVGTVGSVKALDMFDMHDILGAQIILANTYHTYLRPGDETISKLGGLHGFTTYPKSFLTDSGGFQAFSLSDISKPTESGIEFRSHIDGSKHFFTPEKVIDIQNNLNSDIMMILDDLVALPATQERIKTSIERTTQWAKQSIEYFRHKQSMGIGRDQNIFAIIQGGTDFNFRTQSANELCAMDYDGFAIGGLSVGEANNLMYDTVEHTTPLMPNDKPRYLMGVGTPEDLVENIERGVDMFDCVMPTRNARNGTLFTTFGRINIRGARFKLDTDPIDPACDCYTCRRYSRAYLHHLFRSKELTFFRLASLHNLHYYLQLVGEARQAIIAGTFTQFKKDFYAKRQA, from the coding sequence ATGAATTTTACCATCGATGCCACTTGTGGCAATGCACGAGCATGTACCATAACCACAGCACATTCCACGATTCAAACCCCTATTTTTATGCCGGTAGGGACAGTTGGAAGCGTTAAAGCGCTGGATATGTTTGACATGCATGATATACTAGGTGCACAAATTATTTTAGCCAATACCTACCACACCTATTTGCGACCGGGTGATGAAACCATCTCTAAACTGGGGGGATTGCATGGATTTACCACCTACCCGAAAAGTTTTTTGACCGACAGTGGTGGGTTTCAAGCATTCAGCCTCAGCGACATTTCCAAACCGACCGAATCAGGAATCGAATTTCGCAGCCATATCGACGGTAGCAAACACTTTTTCACCCCTGAAAAAGTAATCGACATCCAAAACAACCTAAACAGCGACATTATGATGATTCTCGATGATTTAGTCGCCCTCCCCGCAACTCAAGAACGTATAAAAACCTCTATAGAGCGAACAACTCAGTGGGCGAAGCAATCTATAGAGTATTTTCGTCATAAACAATCCATGGGTATCGGTAGAGATCAAAATATCTTTGCGATTATCCAAGGGGGAACCGATTTTAATTTCCGTACCCAATCGGCGAATGAACTGTGTGCGATGGATTATGACGGATTCGCTATCGGTGGACTCTCTGTGGGTGAAGCCAATAACCTGATGTACGATACCGTAGAACACACTACCCCGCTGATGCCGAACGACAAACCTCGCTATTTGATGGGGGTTGGTACTCCTGAGGATTTAGTAGAGAATATCGAGCGGGGTGTCGATATGTTCGATTGTGTCATGCCGACACGAAATGCCCGCAACGGAACACTGTTCACTACTTTTGGGCGAATCAATATCCGTGGCGCACGTTTTAAACTCGATACCGACCCTATTGACCCTGCATGTGATTGTTACACCTGTCGTCGTTACAGTCGCGCCTACCTGCACCATCTCTTTCGCTCCAAAGAGCTCACTTTTTTCCGTCTAGCCTCACTCCATAATCTTCATTACTATCTGCAATTGGTAGGAGAAGCACGCCAAGCGATTATTGCAGGAACATTTACCCAATTTAAAAAGGATTTTTATGCCAAACGTCAAGCCTAA
- a CDS encoding YggT family protein, whose amino-acid sequence MIAGIISGVGGIVHSLITMYIWVVIIGALLTWVRPDPYNPIVQIIYRLTEPAYRLVRRTIPTVFNGLDLAPLILVVILNVIDIILINIINALVLS is encoded by the coding sequence ATGATAGCTGGAATTATTTCCGGTGTGGGGGGTATCGTTCATTCTCTCATCACCATGTATATTTGGGTTGTGATCATTGGAGCACTCCTCACATGGGTACGTCCTGATCCGTACAATCCTATTGTGCAGATTATATATCGACTTACCGAACCTGCCTATCGTCTCGTTCGCCGTACTATACCTACGGTGTTTAACGGTCTTGATTTAGCTCCCCTTATTTTGGTTGTTATCCTCAATGTTATCGATATAATATTGATTAATATTATAAATGCACTGGTTCTATCTTGA
- a CDS encoding pyridoxine 5'-phosphate synthase yields MTLGVNIDHIAVLREARKINDPDPLMALGICAQAGANQITIHLREDRRHIHDEDAAKIIASSTLPVNLECSINPDIIDIVCSLRPHRATLVPEKREEVTTEGGLDADKYFDMILNAINKLKKHDIEVSLFIDPTSEAVELSEKLGAQWVELHTGSYANVYAMRYSSLPHTHHSIEALKNLSRTQLDQKLELAYSCIVDAANLARSCGLKVAAGHGLNYQNVSTIVDIDTIEELNIGQSIIARSVFTGLFSAVSEMKALCKR; encoded by the coding sequence ATGACTCTCGGAGTCAATATCGACCACATCGCCGTATTACGCGAAGCACGTAAAATTAACGATCCCGATCCTCTCATGGCACTGGGAATTTGTGCTCAAGCGGGAGCCAATCAAATCACGATTCACTTGCGTGAAGATCGACGACATATTCATGATGAGGATGCTGCAAAAATTATCGCTTCCTCTACCCTACCCGTTAATCTTGAGTGTTCTATTAATCCTGATATTATCGATATTGTCTGCTCCTTGCGACCGCACAGAGCTACCCTCGTCCCTGAAAAACGTGAAGAGGTTACTACTGAGGGTGGATTGGACGCAGATAAATATTTTGATATGATATTAAATGCTATTAATAAATTAAAGAAGCATGATATTGAAGTATCCTTGTTTATCGACCCGACATCTGAAGCGGTAGAATTATCCGAAAAACTCGGTGCCCAATGGGTAGAACTCCATACCGGAAGTTATGCAAATGTTTATGCCATGCGCTATAGCTCACTACCACATACCCATCATTCCATAGAGGCTTTAAAAAATCTCTCAAGAACTCAGCTGGATCAAAAGCTAGAACTTGCCTACTCTTGCATCGTTGATGCTGCAAACCTTGCCCGTTCTTGTGGACTAAAAGTAGCCGCGGGTCACGGACTCAATTATCAAAATGTCTCTACAATCGTCGATATTGATACCATTGAAGAACTCAATATCGGACAAAGTATTATTGCCCGTTCTGTATTTACCGGACTTTTTAGTGCAGTTTCCGAGATGAAAGCGTTATGCAAGCGCTAA
- a CDS encoding transglycosylase SLT domain-containing protein → MKYSIFLILLLTISSSAVTLEEINTKPSSRQKNFLIWQFLHQDINATQASEAFYQVENVNERFLFDYAAKTNESEIKYTTECLQKKGNELLSIKEDDCLILALTPAKASVLKPDEREIIAQRLNNRFGNTEWLRALNQESFYTTTENLNNETTLFRLAGAQYRYDHFNHFLSAEVLLSLAQSNSFSQIVYLTVTDPKMEQLQLSLTGAPLHNYGAQTNFFLAMNAIKHGNMLNALEHLKIAKSNFYAPIDKDKTLFWLYQITKDGSYLNELSKSLDINMYVLYARELLNLPTENYFTTLPTSNNPQSITGIDPFEWKAFSDEIMASNPNTLVNLIKRCDGEESIGIQGYVLERTYEPYIHNFTMPYNQYMTTLNNDQKALVYALMRQETRLIPGLISRSFALGLMQIMPFNVDTISKVAPLKPTTYFDMLKPEYSIQYSILHLKHLSDKYYNPVLIAYGYNAGFGSTKRLLTDGSGRFMPGEYEPFLSMELMANDENREYGKKVLANYIIYKKILGEEVKITSIFDNLIQPSQSDYFRAEALKNPVVVSQSE, encoded by the coding sequence TTGAAGTACTCTATTTTTCTTATCTTACTACTTACAATCTCTTCCTCAGCAGTGACACTGGAAGAGATAAACACTAAACCCTCTTCACGGCAAAAAAACTTCTTAATTTGGCAGTTTTTACATCAAGATATCAATGCGACTCAAGCAAGCGAAGCCTTTTATCAAGTAGAGAATGTCAACGAACGCTTTTTATTCGATTATGCCGCTAAAACCAATGAGAGTGAAATCAAATACACCACAGAGTGTCTTCAAAAAAAAGGAAATGAGCTCTTATCTATAAAAGAAGATGATTGTTTAATCTTGGCACTTACTCCTGCTAAAGCATCTGTTTTAAAACCAGATGAGCGTGAAATAATTGCCCAGAGACTTAATAACCGTTTTGGCAATACAGAGTGGCTTCGAGCATTGAATCAAGAGAGTTTTTATACTACAACAGAAAATCTCAATAATGAAACTACACTTTTCCGACTTGCCGGTGCACAGTACCGCTATGATCATTTTAACCATTTCTTATCTGCTGAGGTTCTTTTATCGTTAGCTCAAAGTAATAGTTTTAGTCAAATCGTCTATCTCACCGTTACCGATCCAAAAATGGAACAACTACAACTCTCATTAACCGGTGCACCACTGCACAATTATGGAGCGCAAACTAACTTCTTTTTAGCTATGAATGCAATTAAACATGGAAATATGCTCAATGCGTTAGAACATCTCAAGATTGCTAAATCCAATTTTTATGCCCCTATAGATAAAGATAAAACCCTTTTTTGGCTCTATCAAATCACTAAAGATGGTAGTTATCTAAATGAACTTTCTAAAAGTCTCGATATTAATATGTATGTTTTGTACGCGCGCGAACTTCTCAATCTACCGACTGAAAATTATTTTACTACATTACCGACGAGCAATAACCCCCAAAGTATTACCGGCATTGATCCATTCGAGTGGAAAGCTTTTTCGGATGAGATTATGGCATCTAATCCTAACACGCTCGTCAATCTTATCAAACGTTGTGATGGTGAAGAGTCCATCGGTATCCAAGGGTATGTTTTAGAACGTACATATGAGCCTTATATCCACAATTTTACAATGCCATATAATCAATATATGACAACACTTAATAACGACCAAAAAGCACTTGTCTATGCCCTTATGCGACAAGAAACACGCTTGATTCCGGGATTAATTTCACGTTCATTCGCTCTAGGATTAATGCAAATCATGCCGTTCAATGTAGACACTATAAGTAAAGTAGCCCCTTTAAAACCGACTACCTATTTTGATATGCTAAAACCTGAGTACAGCATCCAATATTCAATTTTGCATCTTAAACATTTGAGCGACAAATACTACAATCCTGTTTTAATAGCTTATGGATATAACGCAGGTTTTGGCTCAACCAAACGGCTTTTAACTGATGGAAGCGGGCGATTTATGCCGGGTGAGTATGAACCGTTTTTGAGCATGGAGCTGATGGCGAATGATGAAAATCGTGAGTATGGGAAAAAAGTGCTTGCCAATTATATAATCTATAAGAAAATACTGGGAGAAGAGGTAAAAATTACCTCTATTTTTGATAATTTAATACAACCTTCCCAGTCTGATTATTTTCGAGCTGAAGCGCTAAAGAACCCTGTGGTAGTGAGTCAAAGCGAATAA
- the nspC gene encoding carboxynorspermidine decarboxylase, translating to MTPIDFSKLPHTPCYICEEALLEKNLQVMEHVQKESGAKIILALKGFAMWSTFPMVSKYLHGCTASGLHEAKLAREKMNKEVHTYSPAFKDEDIDEIARISDDIVFNSPAQFHRYVERVKVINPNISVSLRVNPEYSSSPVDLYNPCGLYSRLGTTLANFDESIVSKLDGLNFHALCEQNVDALEGVLEAFEEKFGSYIDGLKYVNFGGGHHITRSDYDVNRLIEVICAFKARHNDITIYLEPGEAVGWQSGPLVASVLDIVHNGMDIAILDTSAEAHMPDTLAMPYRAMIRGSGEAGEKAYTYRFGGNTCLAGDIMGDYSFDVPLKIGDKIIFEDQIHYTFVKNTTFNGIKLPSLAIWTKEGELKMIHEFGYEDYRNRLS from the coding sequence ATGACTCCCATCGATTTTTCAAAACTTCCCCACACGCCATGCTATATTTGTGAAGAGGCTCTTTTAGAAAAAAACCTCCAAGTGATGGAACATGTTCAGAAAGAATCGGGGGCAAAAATTATCCTCGCCCTCAAAGGTTTTGCGATGTGGTCAACCTTTCCGATGGTGAGTAAATATCTCCACGGATGTACCGCTAGCGGTCTGCATGAAGCTAAGCTTGCACGCGAGAAGATGAACAAAGAGGTGCATACCTACTCTCCTGCGTTCAAAGACGAAGATATAGACGAAATCGCTCGTATTAGTGATGACATCGTATTTAACTCCCCCGCGCAGTTTCACCGCTATGTTGAGCGGGTCAAAGTAATCAATCCGAATATTTCGGTCTCACTCCGTGTCAATCCCGAATACTCCTCTAGCCCTGTCGATCTCTATAACCCGTGTGGTCTTTACAGCCGTTTGGGGACGACGTTGGCAAATTTCGATGAGAGCATCGTTTCTAAACTCGATGGACTCAACTTTCACGCCCTCTGCGAACAAAACGTCGATGCGTTGGAGGGGGTTCTCGAAGCGTTTGAAGAAAAATTTGGCTCCTACATCGATGGACTGAAATACGTCAACTTCGGAGGAGGGCATCATATCACCCGTAGTGACTATGATGTCAATCGTCTGATTGAGGTGATTTGTGCATTTAAAGCACGCCATAACGACATCACCATCTATCTCGAACCCGGTGAAGCGGTGGGATGGCAGAGCGGACCGTTGGTCGCCTCGGTGCTCGATATCGTCCATAACGGAATGGATATAGCGATCCTCGACACTTCCGCCGAAGCGCATATGCCCGATACCCTCGCGATGCCATATCGTGCAATGATCCGAGGCTCAGGAGAAGCGGGAGAAAAGGCGTATACGTATCGTTTCGGAGGCAATACGTGTCTGGCTGGGGATATTATGGGTGATTATTCGTTCGATGTACCACTAAAAATTGGTGATAAAATCATTTTTGAAGATCAGATTCATTACACATTTGTGAAAAATACAACATTCAACGGAATTAAGCTCCCATCGCTCGCGATCTGGACGAAAGAGGGTGAACTCAAAATGATCCATGAGTTTGGATATGAAGATTATCGAAATCGTCTCTCTTAA